In Gimesia benthica, a single window of DNA contains:
- a CDS encoding DUF58 domain-containing protein: MLLAGIIFKYTYDAPLTLGQFHHNLPLLLRVVAVALCLWSIYQILMVFFPGLQKYQIKRIGRNRVSLPRDGIVYLLMMTVLFVGSVLSRENMLMLVFAMMTGPFVLNGWITYSMLKQIQLKRLIPQRVMVGETFTAEIILENNKKVLAAHLMEVTDEIINGDDQLSPSVVFRRVGPRQQVSAHYSAKLMRRGIYEFGPLQVSTRYPLGLVKRGAVFSEFSELIVHPQIGRLSSKWADDFFSIAEVAQQSRSRKGVFDDEFNHIREYRTGDSQRAIHWRSSARLGELMVQEYHQNRNYDLIIGLDLWLPAYPSEQQSERMEWAISFIGTLCREHLRYSRDTKLTLVSQGKTLETLEVGIGSQGLEYLLDFLATVQPGRSTVKKEFPRLVAEASTPRSRTVLITTRSEQDVPKRERLQTCFEEPGNELSGQWRLLEADPEILSRWLILENS; encoded by the coding sequence ATGCTGCTTGCGGGCATCATTTTCAAGTACACCTATGACGCTCCCCTGACCCTGGGGCAGTTCCACCATAATCTGCCTCTGCTGCTCCGCGTGGTCGCGGTGGCCCTCTGTCTGTGGAGCATCTATCAGATCCTGATGGTCTTTTTCCCAGGCCTGCAGAAATATCAGATCAAACGGATCGGACGCAACCGAGTCTCCCTGCCCCGGGACGGGATCGTCTATCTGTTGATGATGACTGTCCTGTTTGTGGGCTCCGTGCTCTCCCGGGAGAACATGCTGATGCTGGTCTTCGCCATGATGACCGGGCCATTCGTGTTGAACGGCTGGATCACCTACAGCATGCTGAAACAGATTCAGCTGAAACGCTTGATTCCCCAGCGGGTCATGGTCGGGGAGACTTTCACCGCCGAAATCATACTGGAAAACAATAAAAAGGTACTCGCTGCGCATCTGATGGAAGTGACTGACGAAATCATCAATGGAGATGACCAGTTAAGCCCGTCGGTTGTATTTCGCAGAGTCGGTCCTCGGCAGCAGGTGTCTGCGCATTATTCTGCCAAACTCATGCGTCGGGGAATCTATGAATTTGGTCCCCTGCAGGTATCCACGCGCTATCCCCTGGGACTCGTCAAGCGGGGGGCGGTCTTTTCCGAATTCAGTGAGTTAATCGTTCATCCGCAGATTGGTCGTCTGAGTTCAAAATGGGCGGACGATTTTTTCTCGATTGCAGAAGTCGCTCAGCAGAGCCGCAGTCGCAAAGGCGTGTTTGATGACGAATTCAATCATATCCGTGAATATCGAACCGGTGACAGCCAGCGTGCGATTCACTGGAGGAGTTCCGCGCGTCTGGGTGAGTTGATGGTTCAGGAATACCACCAGAACCGCAATTACGACCTGATTATCGGCCTCGATCTATGGTTGCCCGCCTATCCGAGTGAGCAGCAGTCCGAACGTATGGAGTGGGCGATCAGTTTCATAGGCACCTTATGCCGCGAACATTTACGCTACAGCCGCGATACGAAACTGACTCTGGTATCGCAAGGGAAAACCCTGGAAACACTGGAAGTCGGCATCGGATCACAAGGGCTGGAATATCTGCTGGACTTTCTGGCGACGGTGCAACCGGGAAGATCGACCGTCAAGAAAGAGTTTCCCAGACTGGTGGCTGAAGCCAGCACACCTCGCTCCCGTACCGTGCTGATTACGACACGCAGCGAACAGGACGTCCCCAAACGGGAACGTCTGCAGACCTGCTTCGAAGAGCCGGGTAACGAGCTTAGTGGTCAATGGAGACTGCTCGAGGCTGACCCCGAGATTCTTTCCCGCTGGTTGATTTTGGAAAACAGTTAA
- a CDS encoding peptide chain release factor family protein has product MTSSSPELLADEIHPASLDQDLLLKDCQIQNVRRSGPGGQHRNKVETGVVIKHVPTGITAEASEKRQQGRNRSVALFRLRINLAIECRLKHFGEAPSKLWQRRILNGTVKVNSEHDEFPALLAESLDVLTHFQFDPKEASQFLGCTSSQLIKFLKKEPRAFAWLNSKRQAAGMHALK; this is encoded by the coding sequence ATGACATCTTCTTCCCCTGAACTGCTGGCGGATGAAATCCACCCCGCCTCGTTGGATCAGGATCTCTTATTGAAAGATTGCCAGATTCAAAATGTGCGACGCTCCGGTCCGGGAGGCCAGCATCGCAACAAGGTTGAAACCGGAGTGGTAATCAAGCATGTGCCCACGGGAATCACCGCCGAAGCTTCGGAGAAGCGGCAACAGGGGCGGAACCGCTCAGTCGCCCTCTTCCGACTTCGCATCAATCTGGCGATTGAGTGCCGGTTAAAGCACTTCGGAGAGGCTCCCTCCAAACTCTGGCAACGCCGGATTCTTAACGGGACTGTGAAAGTCAATTCCGAACATGATGAGTTCCCGGCTTTGCTGGCAGAGTCCCTCGATGTTCTGACGCACTTCCAGTTTGATCCCAAGGAGGCCAGTCAGTTTCTGGGCTGCACCTCTTCACAATTAATCAAGTTTCTAAAGAAGGAACCCCGAGCATTTGCCTGGTTGAATTCCAAACGTCAGGCAGCGGGAATGCACGCCTTAAAATAG
- a CDS encoding leucine-rich repeat domain-containing protein yields MNWSQEAFSSKLVWRLVFSLTILLVTGCGNKSDSNSKAATEFVLKLGGKVVPVHSDLPIETAADIPESGFAVREIDLTNAKLKNIDLQKLSDLPYLETLNLHGTNLTDKGLVLIQDLPRLKSLELSYTRVSDAEVSKLTRFPKLKKIFLYGTVIKPQTIDDLKSNLGGATVYK; encoded by the coding sequence ATGAACTGGTCACAAGAAGCATTCTCCAGCAAATTAGTGTGGAGGCTGGTATTCAGTCTGACAATCCTGCTCGTCACCGGCTGTGGAAATAAAAGTGATTCCAACAGCAAAGCAGCCACAGAATTTGTACTGAAACTGGGAGGAAAAGTGGTACCGGTCCATAGCGATCTCCCCATTGAGACAGCCGCCGATATCCCGGAATCGGGTTTTGCCGTTCGGGAAATCGATCTGACAAATGCCAAACTGAAAAATATCGACTTGCAGAAACTGTCAGATCTGCCCTATCTGGAAACCTTGAACCTGCATGGCACCAATCTCACGGACAAGGGGCTGGTATTGATTCAGGATCTCCCCCGTCTGAAATCACTGGAACTGTCTTACACACGTGTGAGCGATGCTGAAGTCAGCAAACTGACCCGTTTTCCCAAGCTGAAGAAAATCTTCCTCTACGGAACCGTGATTAAGCCCCAGACCATTGATGACCTCAAATCCAATCTGGGTGGCGCGACGGTTTATAAATAA
- a CDS encoding sulfatase family protein, with amino-acid sequence MNVLNLLRYLLPVFLVLISGNHSLQAEKSLARPNVLVILVDDLGYGDLSSYGATDLKSPHIDALLKRGMKFNNFYANCPVCSPTRAALLTGRYQDIVGVPGVIRTHPQNSWGYLVPSAVTLADVFQEAGYHTGIVGKWHLGLETPNVPNQRGFDFFRGFLGDMMDDYYHHRRHDVNYMRFNEKQVDPEGHATDLFTEWTCDFLKQQAQTEQPFFLYLAYNAPHTPIQPPADWLEKIKQREAGIDPARAKLVALIEHLDAGIGEVVKTLDETGLSENTLVIFSSDNGGQLSVGANNGDLRDGKQSMYEGGLKVPTGVVWKGHISPNTESDFMAMSMDLFPTVCEAAGIKVPAGLDSVSILPTLEGKPQKPLRKHWFFRRREGGNRYGGKTIEAVRSGDWKLLQNSPFAPLELYNLKADPLEKENLAEKNRKKFNELSTLLRAEIQRYGSVPWQKPLK; translated from the coding sequence ATGAACGTGCTCAACCTGCTCCGCTATCTGCTTCCGGTATTTCTGGTTCTGATTTCTGGAAACCATTCCCTTCAGGCTGAAAAGAGCCTGGCACGTCCCAATGTGCTGGTGATCCTTGTAGACGATCTGGGATATGGCGATCTCAGCAGCTATGGTGCTACAGATCTTAAATCCCCTCACATCGATGCGTTGCTGAAACGGGGCATGAAATTCAATAATTTCTACGCCAACTGTCCGGTCTGCTCCCCTACCCGGGCAGCATTGCTCACGGGGCGCTACCAGGACATAGTGGGGGTGCCCGGCGTCATCCGAACCCATCCGCAAAACAGCTGGGGTTATCTCGTCCCCTCGGCGGTTACCCTGGCTGATGTCTTTCAAGAGGCTGGTTATCACACAGGGATTGTGGGTAAATGGCACCTGGGCCTGGAAACGCCCAATGTCCCGAATCAACGTGGCTTTGATTTCTTTCGCGGTTTCCTGGGTGACATGATGGATGATTATTACCACCATCGACGTCACGATGTCAATTACATGCGATTTAACGAAAAGCAGGTGGATCCGGAAGGGCACGCTACAGATCTGTTTACAGAATGGACCTGCGATTTCCTCAAACAACAGGCACAAACGGAGCAGCCCTTCTTTCTGTATCTGGCTTATAACGCTCCACATACTCCCATCCAACCGCCGGCTGACTGGCTCGAGAAAATCAAACAGCGCGAAGCTGGTATCGACCCAGCCCGGGCTAAGCTGGTGGCGCTGATCGAGCATCTGGATGCGGGTATCGGCGAGGTGGTGAAAACCCTGGATGAAACCGGATTAAGCGAGAATACCCTGGTTATCTTCAGTTCCGACAATGGTGGCCAGTTAAGTGTAGGAGCCAATAACGGCGATCTGCGTGACGGTAAACAGAGCATGTATGAAGGTGGACTGAAAGTTCCCACGGGCGTTGTCTGGAAAGGTCACATCTCACCGAATACGGAATCCGATTTCATGGCAATGTCGATGGATCTGTTTCCCACCGTCTGTGAAGCAGCTGGTATCAAAGTCCCTGCAGGCCTGGACTCGGTCAGCATTCTACCGACACTGGAAGGTAAGCCACAAAAACCATTGCGAAAGCACTGGTTCTTCCGTCGACGTGAAGGGGGCAACCGTTATGGTGGAAAAACCATCGAAGCCGTTCGCAGTGGTGACTGGAAACTGCTGCAGAACAGTCCCTTCGCTCCGCTGGAACTTTACAATCTGAAAGCTGATCCCCTCGAGAAAGAGAATCTGGCAGAAAAGAACCGCAAGAAGTTCAATGAGCTTTCCACACTCTTACGTGCAGAAATTCAGCGATACGGCAGTGTTCCCTGGCAGAAACCACTCAAGTAA
- a CDS encoding phospholipase D-like domain-containing protein gives MDRSQIRKMLLQTFEDFQMTRSERSALSQIFDHLNLSDHHLALIRAEAFQIFKDQQPVPGMREKSLGWLEDVMKILSRPASDETAMKSEAWFSPHDECAHRICRMIGSATRQIDICVFTITDDRVSEAIQEAHRRSVSVRIISDDEKSSDPGSDIDRLSRAGIPVRIDRSQYHMHHKFALFDSKYVLTGSYNWTRSASEKNEENFIITSDPALLFRFESEFEKLWNEYEN, from the coding sequence ATGGATCGTTCACAAATTCGAAAGATGCTGCTGCAGACGTTTGAAGATTTTCAGATGACCCGCAGTGAACGTTCCGCATTGAGTCAGATTTTTGATCATTTGAACCTCTCAGACCACCATCTGGCTCTCATCCGTGCAGAGGCATTTCAGATCTTCAAAGATCAGCAACCGGTACCCGGCATGCGTGAAAAAAGCCTCGGCTGGCTGGAAGACGTGATGAAGATCCTTTCGCGGCCGGCCAGTGATGAAACTGCCATGAAGTCGGAAGCCTGGTTCAGTCCACACGATGAATGTGCCCATCGCATCTGCAGAATGATTGGCTCAGCGACTCGTCAGATCGATATCTGTGTCTTCACGATTACCGATGACCGTGTTTCCGAGGCGATCCAGGAAGCGCACCGCCGCAGTGTCTCGGTGCGTATCATCTCCGATGATGAGAAGTCCTCTGATCCCGGTTCCGACATCGACCGTCTCTCGCGTGCCGGGATTCCGGTTCGCATTGACCGCAGCCAGTATCATATGCATCATAAGTTTGCACTCTTTGATTCGAAATACGTACTAACCGGCAGCTACAACTGGACCCGGAGTGCGTCTGAGAAAAACGAAGAGAATTTTATCATCACCAGCGATCCAGCGTTGCTGTTTCGTTTTGAATCCGAGTTTGAAAAGTTGTGGAACGAATACGAAAACTGA
- a CDS encoding TIGR01777 family oxidoreductase, which translates to MKVLISGSSGLVGSALCQRLEAEPDCEIVRLVRKQSPDTQQTSVVWNPAEGQLEPQAFDGVDVVVHLGGVNIAGKRWSPEVKQKIFNSRFQSTSLLASQLATLEQKPSVFLCASAVGFYGDRGEERLDESSPRGEGFLADVCHAWEQATQPAKDAGIRVVNMRFGMILDRKGGALGQMLTPFKMGVGGRLGSGKQYWSWIALPDVINALQFCLNHSELAGPVNFVAPDEVTNLEFTKTLGKVLSRPTCLPVPAWGVKTAFGEMGQELMLTSARVVPKKLTEAGFQFQYPQLEDAFRSVL; encoded by the coding sequence ATGAAAGTTCTCATTTCAGGAAGTTCCGGACTGGTCGGTTCGGCGTTATGTCAACGACTCGAAGCAGAACCCGACTGCGAAATCGTCCGCCTGGTTCGCAAGCAGTCACCAGATACACAACAGACTTCGGTCGTGTGGAATCCTGCAGAGGGACAACTGGAACCACAGGCATTTGATGGTGTAGACGTCGTGGTTCATCTGGGCGGTGTCAATATTGCCGGCAAACGCTGGTCGCCGGAAGTGAAACAGAAAATCTTCAACAGCCGCTTTCAATCGACTTCCCTTCTGGCCAGTCAACTGGCGACACTGGAACAGAAACCGTCCGTCTTTTTATGCGCCTCCGCAGTTGGCTTCTACGGAGATCGGGGGGAAGAACGACTAGATGAGTCCAGTCCACGGGGAGAAGGGTTTCTGGCCGATGTCTGTCACGCATGGGAGCAGGCCACGCAACCGGCCAAAGATGCGGGCATCCGTGTCGTCAACATGCGATTCGGCATGATTCTCGACCGTAAGGGCGGGGCACTGGGACAGATGCTGACGCCATTCAAAATGGGCGTCGGAGGCAGGCTTGGCTCGGGAAAACAATACTGGAGCTGGATCGCACTGCCGGATGTGATTAACGCATTGCAGTTCTGCCTGAACCACAGCGAGCTGGCAGGACCGGTCAACTTTGTCGCCCCGGATGAAGTTACCAATCTGGAATTCACGAAGACCCTGGGAAAGGTCCTGTCACGGCCGACCTGTCTTCCCGTTCCTGCGTGGGGCGTCAAAACCGCGTTTGGCGAGATGGGACAGGAACTGATGCTGACCAGTGCCCGGGTGGTCCCGAAGAAGCTGACCGAAGCGGGCTTTCAGTTCCAGTATCCGCAACTGGAAGATGCATTCCGCAGCGTTCTGTAG
- the miaB gene encoding tRNA (N6-isopentenyl adenosine(37)-C2)-methylthiotransferase MiaB, whose amino-acid sequence MSQSEEITQEVPPAVQADSAPDEVVTDHNHKLYIETVGCQMNMLDSELVVADLRKRGYELTQNVKEAETVLFNTCSVREHAEHKIYSSLGRLRYGARKNPKKVIGVMGCMAQKDQKLIFQKAPQVDFVVGTGQLAQVADLIDKARVNHSQNKRSRELAVGLGRKDGKRDEITNSFQSYDPLRDPEMRPSPYQAFVRIMIGCDKFCSYCVVPSTRGPEQSRSPREILSEVKVLADQGVKEVTLLGQTVNSYKHTQDGKLFRLSDLLYLIHDVAGIDRIKFVTSYPKDMTNDLLEAIRDLPKATRYLHVPLQHGCDEVLKHMKRGYTVEDYRDMMQRINEILPGCSVSSDFIVGHPGETEESHQKSLDSIREFRFKNSFIFKYSERPGTKAAERFADDIPEDVKKRRNNEMLDLQNEISEEDNAEFIGKQVEVLVEGPSKSALKASDNVSKESLAEQLMGRSKCDRIVVFDGNPRLAGSLADVEVIDVTPTTLIGNIITREYQHQTGASLPILQ is encoded by the coding sequence ATGTCTCAATCAGAAGAAATCACGCAGGAAGTTCCACCAGCAGTCCAGGCAGATTCCGCTCCGGATGAGGTGGTGACCGACCACAACCATAAGCTCTACATCGAAACCGTCGGCTGTCAGATGAATATGCTGGACAGCGAGCTCGTGGTAGCAGATCTGCGTAAACGGGGATATGAACTGACCCAGAACGTCAAAGAAGCTGAGACCGTTCTGTTCAACACCTGCAGTGTCCGCGAACATGCAGAGCATAAGATTTACAGCTCTCTGGGGCGGCTCCGCTACGGTGCACGTAAGAACCCGAAAAAAGTGATCGGCGTGATGGGTTGCATGGCTCAGAAAGACCAGAAGCTGATCTTCCAGAAAGCCCCTCAGGTCGATTTCGTAGTGGGTACCGGACAACTGGCACAGGTCGCCGACCTCATCGACAAAGCACGCGTGAATCACAGTCAGAATAAACGCAGCCGGGAACTGGCTGTCGGACTGGGACGAAAAGACGGCAAGAGGGATGAGATCACCAACAGTTTCCAGAGTTACGATCCGCTGCGTGATCCGGAGATGCGACCTTCGCCTTACCAGGCATTCGTCCGCATTATGATCGGCTGCGATAAATTCTGTTCCTACTGTGTTGTCCCCTCGACGCGCGGTCCCGAACAGAGCCGTTCGCCACGCGAAATTCTGTCCGAAGTCAAAGTCCTCGCCGATCAGGGAGTCAAAGAGGTCACATTGCTGGGACAGACCGTCAACAGCTACAAACACACGCAGGACGGAAAACTCTTCCGCCTGTCTGACCTGCTCTACCTGATCCATGATGTCGCAGGCATCGATCGTATCAAATTCGTTACCAGTTACCCCAAAGACATGACCAACGACCTGCTGGAAGCAATCCGGGACCTGCCCAAGGCAACCCGCTACCTGCATGTCCCGCTGCAGCATGGCTGCGACGAAGTTCTCAAGCACATGAAGCGGGGATACACGGTCGAAGATTACCGGGACATGATGCAACGCATCAACGAGATTCTGCCCGGCTGCTCGGTTTCCAGCGACTTCATCGTCGGTCATCCAGGTGAGACTGAAGAGTCACACCAGAAGAGCCTGGACTCAATTCGCGAATTCCGGTTCAAAAACAGCTTCATCTTCAAGTACAGCGAGCGTCCCGGTACCAAGGCGGCCGAACGCTTTGCCGACGACATTCCCGAGGATGTCAAAAAACGCCGTAATAACGAAATGCTCGACCTGCAGAACGAAATCAGTGAAGAAGACAACGCGGAATTCATCGGCAAACAGGTCGAAGTGCTTGTCGAAGGTCCGAGTAAGTCTGCCCTCAAGGCCAGTGATAACGTCTCCAAAGAATCGCTGGCGGAACAGTTGATGGGACGTTCCAAGTGTGACCGGATTGTGGTCTTCGATGGAAATCCCCGACTGGCTGGTTCGCTGGCTGATGTCGAGGTGATCGACGTGACCCCCACGACGCTGATCGGGAATATCATTACCCGCGAATACCAGCATCAGACCGGCGCTTCGCTCCCCATCCTGCAGTAA
- the efp gene encoding elongation factor P gives MPQISTGDFRKGIKVIVEGDPYEMIEVNFVKPGKGQALYRTRLRNLLKGTILDRTYKSGGESLEQADIRKGDGQFLYKDATGLHFMDNETYEQYSIDEAVCGNAADYLLDGAICSLLFWNDQLIGMDPPQQVIVEVTYTEPAAKGNTATNVTKPATVETGATVNVPAFINVGEKIKVDTATGSYVERVRE, from the coding sequence ATGCCACAAATCAGCACAGGCGATTTTCGCAAGGGTATTAAAGTTATTGTCGAAGGTGATCCATACGAAATGATCGAGGTCAATTTCGTCAAGCCGGGTAAAGGACAGGCCCTGTATCGCACCAGATTGCGTAATCTGCTGAAGGGCACCATTCTCGACCGCACTTATAAGAGTGGTGGTGAAAGCCTGGAACAGGCTGATATCCGCAAGGGCGACGGGCAGTTTCTTTATAAAGATGCGACCGGTCTGCACTTCATGGACAATGAGACATATGAGCAATACTCCATTGATGAAGCCGTCTGTGGTAACGCCGCTGATTACCTTCTGGATGGAGCCATCTGCAGTCTGCTGTTCTGGAACGATCAGCTGATCGGCATGGATCCCCCACAACAGGTGATTGTGGAAGTCACTTACACCGAGCCTGCTGCTAAAGGTAACACCGCAACCAACGTTACCAAGCCAGCGACTGTTGAGACAGGTGCTACGGTAAACGTCCCTGCTTTCATTAATGTGGGCGAAAAAATCAAAGTTGATACCGCCACCGGTTCCTATGTGGAACGCGTCCGCGAGTAA
- the epmB gene encoding EF-P beta-lysylation protein EpmB, translating into MSSTLPETTWQQSLAQSIRDPRELLARLDLSETLLPAAEKSALLFPLMVPPSFLARMEPGNLQDPLLRQVLPHLNEQEQVPGFSLDAVGDLQVRTTPGLLQKYQGRALLIASGACAIHCRYCFRRHYPYGQEPRTLAEWESVWQTLEQDKSLHEVILSGGDPLMLTDARLRVFCERIAAIPHVKRLRIHSRLPVVLPDRIHPGLIEILEQVKSAGTTVWMVIHANHPREISGDVEQASQQLMQSGIPVLNQAVLLKGINDDVDTLEALCEKLINLGVMPYYLHQLDRVSGVAHFEVPEEQGRALIRELRTRMPGYAIPQYVREISGEPHKTPLTD; encoded by the coding sequence ATGTCTTCTACACTCCCGGAAACCACCTGGCAGCAATCACTGGCGCAGTCCATTCGCGATCCACGTGAATTACTCGCGCGACTCGATCTGTCAGAGACGCTGTTACCTGCTGCTGAAAAAAGTGCCCTTTTGTTCCCGTTGATGGTTCCCCCCAGTTTTCTGGCACGGATGGAACCGGGAAATCTCCAGGATCCCTTGTTGCGACAGGTGCTTCCGCATCTGAACGAACAGGAACAGGTCCCTGGCTTCAGTCTCGACGCGGTTGGCGATTTACAGGTCAGGACGACTCCCGGTCTGCTGCAGAAATATCAGGGCCGGGCATTGCTCATCGCCAGTGGGGCCTGTGCGATACACTGTCGTTATTGTTTCCGCAGACACTACCCTTATGGCCAGGAGCCCCGGACCCTCGCGGAATGGGAGTCGGTCTGGCAGACCCTGGAGCAGGACAAATCCCTGCATGAGGTCATTCTCAGTGGCGGTGATCCGCTGATGTTGACCGACGCCCGCTTGCGCGTGTTTTGTGAACGGATTGCCGCGATACCGCATGTCAAACGATTGCGAATTCATAGCCGTCTCCCCGTTGTGTTGCCGGATCGAATCCACCCGGGGCTGATCGAGATCCTGGAGCAGGTCAAATCTGCCGGGACCACTGTGTGGATGGTGATCCATGCCAATCATCCCCGGGAAATCTCAGGTGACGTTGAACAGGCGAGTCAGCAACTGATGCAATCTGGTATCCCAGTTCTGAATCAGGCGGTGCTGCTCAAAGGGATCAACGATGACGTGGATACGCTGGAAGCCTTGTGCGAGAAGCTGATTAATCTGGGAGTGATGCCTTATTACTTACATCAACTGGATCGCGTCAGCGGTGTGGCCCACTTCGAAGTTCCGGAGGAACAGGGCAGGGCACTGATTCGAGAACTGCGTACCCGTATGCCAGGCTACGCGATTCCGCAGTATGTGCGCGAGATCAGTGGAGAGCCGCACAAAACTCCGCTGACAGATTAA
- the murD gene encoding UDP-N-acetylmuramoyl-L-alanine--D-glutamate ligase — MSLIPFHIQNQSLQDRRVTVLGLGRFGGGIAVTRFLAERGAQITVLDNLSASELEQSLQQFADIQGIRYLLGEKTQELPATDLLVLNPAIPPQHPLLAQAELEQIPVTSEIELFWQLNPAPIVGVTGSNGKSTTTALIHSVFNESGSTCWLGGNIGVSLLPQVEQIQPTDWVILELSSFQLHSLDRLQVSPQLAVVTNFSANHLDWHQSLEHYRHAKQTISRWQTADETTIINGDDPDLKNWDYPGNVLRFGCDAALDPAVLVQEQGFQVDQFAGLFEPLIPVPGWHNRLNAAAAITAGLCIDLEPVTIQRGLERFQGLPHRLQFIGEHAGRRFYNDSLATTPESAICALEAFESGKIIALAGGYDKQVDLTPFSRELLSRTKATALMGDTGVKLAGLISGLRAESQTLKTSVISEPQDSFENAFDWAWQLSAPGDVILLSPGCASYGWFANFQERGARFEALFHNLANSANT; from the coding sequence ATGTCCCTGATCCCCTTTCATATTCAGAATCAAAGCCTGCAGGACCGACGGGTCACCGTTCTGGGGTTGGGACGGTTCGGGGGAGGTATCGCTGTCACTCGATTTCTGGCAGAACGGGGAGCACAGATCACCGTCCTGGATAACCTGAGCGCGAGTGAACTGGAGCAATCACTCCAACAGTTTGCGGACATTCAAGGGATTCGTTATCTCCTCGGGGAGAAAACCCAGGAATTACCAGCCACAGACCTACTGGTACTGAATCCCGCGATTCCCCCGCAGCATCCCCTGCTCGCTCAGGCGGAGCTGGAACAGATTCCCGTGACCAGCGAAATCGAACTGTTCTGGCAGTTGAACCCTGCCCCCATAGTCGGGGTCACGGGCAGCAATGGAAAATCGACCACGACCGCGTTGATTCATTCCGTCTTTAACGAGTCCGGAAGCACCTGCTGGTTGGGTGGCAATATTGGTGTCAGCCTGTTGCCGCAGGTTGAACAGATTCAACCCACAGACTGGGTCATCCTGGAATTGAGCAGCTTCCAGTTACATAGCCTGGATCGTTTGCAAGTGAGTCCCCAACTGGCGGTGGTGACCAACTTCAGTGCGAATCATCTCGACTGGCACCAGTCCCTCGAGCATTATCGGCACGCGAAGCAGACAATCTCACGCTGGCAGACCGCGGATGAAACAACCATCATCAACGGCGATGATCCTGACTTGAAAAACTGGGACTACCCGGGAAACGTACTCAGGTTTGGCTGTGATGCAGCCCTGGATCCTGCGGTACTGGTGCAGGAACAGGGGTTTCAAGTTGACCAGTTCGCGGGATTATTTGAACCTCTGATTCCAGTTCCAGGCTGGCATAATCGTTTGAATGCTGCCGCTGCCATCACAGCAGGACTTTGTATTGACCTGGAACCAGTAACAATCCAACGGGGACTGGAACGTTTTCAGGGCCTGCCACATCGCCTGCAGTTTATCGGGGAACATGCCGGTCGGCGGTTCTATAATGACTCACTGGCGACCACACCTGAGTCGGCCATCTGCGCACTGGAAGCGTTTGAGTCGGGAAAGATCATTGCCCTGGCGGGGGGCTATGATAAACAGGTCGACCTGACCCCGTTTTCCCGGGAACTGCTCTCGCGAACGAAAGCAACCGCCCTGATGGGAGATACCGGAGTCAAACTCGCAGGGCTCATCTCGGGGCTGCGAGCTGAGTCACAGACTTTAAAGACGTCAGTGATTTCAGAACCACAGGATTCATTTGAGAACGCATTTGACTGGGCCTGGCAGCTATCTGCTCCCGGTGACGTGATTCTGCTCTCGCCGGGCTGCGCCAGTTATGGCTGGTTTGCCAACTTCCAGGAACGTGGGGCGCGCTTTGAAGCACTATTTCACAATCTCGCAAACTCCGCGAATACTTAA